From the Ruania alkalisoli genome, one window contains:
- a CDS encoding cation diffusion facilitator family transporter produces the protein MSEKSPEAPQSVLTVVIALIANALVAAAKTVAAVLSGSASMVAEAAHSWADTGNEALLLVAERRGAKPADAAHPLGYGRAAFVWSMVAAFGLFVAGSIVSITHGISELGNREEVADYTLSYVVLAVAFVLEGISFTQALRQTRSDAARARVHPFRFVLGTSQTTLRAVFFEDLAALVGLLVAAGGLAAHQLTGDAIYDAIGSICVGVLLGVVALILLVRNGQFLVGQSVDGLARKTLLERLRTAPGVERVTFAHMEYVGPAKIFVVASVDLTEDDRESVLQQRLQAVEDHLDAHPLVQRTVLSLAAPGEDELLAEW, from the coding sequence ATGAGCGAGAAGTCGCCCGAGGCGCCGCAGAGCGTGCTCACCGTGGTGATCGCTTTGATCGCGAACGCCTTGGTGGCGGCCGCGAAGACGGTGGCTGCCGTGCTCTCCGGTTCGGCGTCCATGGTGGCCGAGGCCGCGCACTCGTGGGCCGACACCGGCAACGAGGCGCTGTTGCTGGTGGCCGAGCGTCGTGGAGCGAAACCCGCCGATGCCGCGCATCCTCTCGGCTACGGGAGGGCGGCGTTCGTGTGGTCGATGGTGGCGGCGTTCGGCCTGTTCGTGGCCGGGTCGATCGTCTCGATCACCCACGGCATCTCCGAACTCGGCAACCGGGAGGAGGTCGCGGACTACACGCTCAGCTACGTGGTGCTCGCGGTGGCCTTCGTGCTCGAAGGCATCTCCTTCACCCAGGCGCTCCGTCAGACCCGCAGCGATGCCGCACGCGCTCGGGTGCATCCGTTCCGGTTCGTGCTCGGTACCTCCCAGACCACGTTGCGGGCCGTGTTCTTCGAGGATCTGGCCGCGCTGGTCGGCCTGCTCGTGGCGGCCGGCGGACTGGCCGCGCACCAGCTCACCGGAGACGCGATCTACGATGCGATCGGCTCCATCTGCGTGGGTGTGTTGCTCGGCGTGGTCGCGCTGATCCTGCTCGTGCGCAACGGCCAGTTCCTGGTCGGGCAGTCGGTGGACGGCCTGGCCCGGAAGACGCTGCTGGAGCGGCTACGTACCGCACCGGGCGTCGAGCGGGTGACCTTCGCCCACATGGAGTACGTGGGCCCGGCGAAGATCTTCGTGGTCGCCTCCGTGGACCTGACCGAGGACGATCGCGAATCGGTGCTGCAGCAGCGACTGCAGGCGGTCGAGGACCACCTCGAC
- a CDS encoding cupin domain-containing protein, with the protein MAEMPTIKNTRELTAYRITAEDTVTLCPLTGPVDGSPTSVFFEIWDPEGVQSDNSHPASVEIFFFVQGEGLAQSDEHSVPVAAGDVLVLPATSVHHIKNTSTTERLFAVTIMCNDLGSQPEDSSMSGFYELVAAGVPVELDPEAREVFHRNAGRIASFAASH; encoded by the coding sequence ATGGCTGAGATGCCGACCATCAAGAACACCCGCGAGCTGACCGCCTACCGCATCACCGCCGAAGACACGGTCACGCTGTGCCCGCTGACCGGCCCAGTTGACGGCTCCCCCACGAGCGTTTTCTTCGAGATCTGGGACCCGGAGGGCGTCCAGTCGGACAATTCTCACCCCGCGTCGGTGGAGATCTTCTTCTTCGTCCAGGGCGAGGGGCTCGCGCAGTCGGACGAGCACAGCGTGCCCGTGGCTGCCGGGGACGTACTGGTCCTGCCGGCCACCTCGGTGCACCACATCAAGAACACCTCGACCACCGAGCGACTGTTCGCGGTGACGATCATGTGCAATGACCTCGGCTCCCAGCCGGAGGATTCCTCGATGTCGGGATTCTACGAACTGGTCGCAGCCGGGGTGCCGGTGGAACTGGATCCCGAGGCACGGGAGGTGTTCCACCGCAACGCCGGCAGGATCGCCTCGTTCGCCGCGTCCCACTGA
- a CDS encoding glyoxalase, whose amino-acid sequence MTALMSLTLGCENPEPTRALCQALGVADRVSAAHSDEPTTGFRGFSLSLVAPSRGHVDALLQVALDGGASVLQPASTSFWGYGAIVASPDGAIWKFASSSKKDTGEAVPEFDNLVVLLGVDDVKASKRFYISQGMHAGRSFGGKYAELGGTDGGLTLAVYPRKTAAKEVGADPAGSGSHRVVLGSDGPAFTDPDGFVWEPAGMTSER is encoded by the coding sequence ATGACTGCCCTGATGTCCCTCACCCTCGGGTGTGAGAACCCCGAGCCGACACGCGCGCTGTGTCAGGCGCTCGGGGTGGCTGACCGTGTCAGCGCCGCCCATTCCGACGAACCGACCACGGGATTCCGCGGCTTCTCCCTCTCGCTCGTGGCGCCGTCGCGCGGCCACGTGGACGCACTGCTGCAAGTGGCCCTCGACGGCGGAGCTTCCGTTCTCCAGCCCGCCTCGACCTCGTTCTGGGGGTACGGGGCAATCGTTGCCTCCCCGGACGGTGCGATCTGGAAGTTCGCTTCCTCCTCCAAGAAGGACACCGGAGAAGCAGTGCCCGAGTTCGATAACCTCGTCGTGCTGCTCGGTGTGGACGACGTCAAGGCAAGCAAGCGCTTCTATATCTCCCAGGGCATGCACGCTGGACGCAGCTTCGGTGGCAAGTACGCCGAGCTCGGTGGCACCGACGGGGGACTCACGCTCGCCGTCTATCCGCGGAAGACTGCCGCGAAGGAAGTGGGCGCCGACCCGGCCGGATCCGGCTCGCACCGAGTGGTGCTCGGCTCGGACGGCCCTGCCTTCACCGACCCCGACGGATTCGTGTGGGAACCGGCCGGAATGACATCTGAGCGATGA
- a CDS encoding TetR/AcrR family transcriptional regulator has product MTDRPALTRERIVAAAVAVADEGGLTAASMRNVGKQLGVEAMSLYHHVASKSALLDALADWIFAQIELPEPGTPWRPAMQARAASARSVLAAHPWALGLIESRPDPGPALLTHHNAVLGCLRGNGFTVALALQAFSAIDSYVYGFVLTELNLPFQTFQGAWDVAISMDPPAAEYPHLTEVMSTVVSGAYTYTAEFDNGLELILDGLERRLAEA; this is encoded by the coding sequence GTGACCGACCGCCCGGCCCTGACGCGCGAGCGCATCGTTGCCGCCGCGGTTGCCGTGGCCGACGAGGGCGGACTGACCGCCGCGAGCATGCGCAACGTTGGCAAGCAGCTGGGTGTCGAAGCGATGTCGCTCTACCACCACGTGGCCAGCAAGAGCGCCCTGCTCGATGCGCTGGCCGACTGGATCTTCGCCCAGATCGAACTCCCTGAACCGGGAACCCCATGGCGGCCCGCCATGCAGGCGCGCGCTGCCTCAGCCCGGTCGGTGCTCGCCGCCCACCCGTGGGCATTGGGGCTGATCGAGTCACGCCCCGATCCCGGACCCGCCTTGCTCACTCACCACAACGCCGTCCTCGGCTGCCTGCGGGGCAACGGGTTCACCGTGGCGCTCGCGCTGCAGGCATTCTCCGCCATCGACTCCTACGTCTACGGCTTCGTACTCACCGAGCTGAACCTGCCCTTCCAGACGTTCCAGGGCGCCTGGGATGTGGCCATCTCGATGGACCCGCCCGCAGCCGAGTACCCCCACCTGACCGAGGTGATGTCCACCGTGGTCAGCGGCGCGTACACCTACACCGCCGAGTTCGACAACGGCCTCGAGCTGATCCTGGACGGGCTCGAGCGACGTCTGGCAGAAGCCTGA
- a CDS encoding NAD(P)-dependent alcohol dehydrogenase, which yields MRAAVVQQYGPPEVAHMREIPRPQPRAGEVLVRVHAAAVTAADARIRGASFPPGFGVLSRLALGIRRPRRQVLGSAFSGEVVQAVDGGPSVGEQVCGMSGARFGAHAEYIAVPNDRVVRTPATVSHEQAAGMLFGGTTALFFLRDKARVGPGMTVLVIGASGAVGTNAVQLARHLGATVTGATSTPNLDLVSSLGADTIDYTRTSATELDRHYDVVLDATGTLSPAAGRRLVAPGGTLALVAASLWQILGSVGRATAGAAPERAADFTYLLDLMDQGALTAVIDQDLDLDEIATAHARVDSGRKVGNIIVRP from the coding sequence ATGCGAGCAGCAGTCGTCCAGCAGTACGGTCCACCGGAGGTGGCCCACATGCGGGAAATCCCGCGCCCGCAGCCGCGGGCGGGTGAGGTGCTGGTACGGGTGCACGCGGCAGCCGTCACCGCGGCCGACGCCCGGATTCGCGGCGCGAGCTTCCCGCCCGGGTTCGGCGTGCTCAGCCGGTTGGCACTCGGGATCCGCCGCCCGCGGCGGCAGGTGCTGGGTAGCGCCTTCTCCGGTGAGGTCGTGCAAGCCGTCGACGGCGGCCCTTCCGTGGGCGAGCAGGTGTGCGGCATGTCCGGGGCCAGGTTCGGCGCGCACGCCGAGTACATCGCAGTGCCTAACGACCGGGTGGTCCGCACGCCGGCGACGGTCAGTCACGAGCAGGCCGCTGGGATGCTGTTCGGCGGCACCACCGCGCTGTTCTTCCTCCGGGACAAGGCGCGGGTCGGGCCCGGGATGACGGTGCTGGTGATCGGCGCCTCGGGGGCGGTGGGGACGAACGCGGTGCAGCTGGCACGGCACCTCGGCGCCACTGTCACCGGCGCGACGAGCACCCCGAACCTGGATCTTGTTTCGTCCCTGGGTGCGGACACCATCGACTACACCCGCACCAGCGCCACCGAACTGGATCGGCACTACGACGTGGTGCTGGACGCCACCGGCACCCTCTCCCCCGCAGCCGGCCGGAGGCTGGTGGCTCCGGGCGGGACACTGGCGCTGGTCGCGGCGAGCCTATGGCAGATCCTCGGCTCCGTGGGCCGGGCCACGGCGGGCGCAGCACCGGAACGGGCGGCCGACTTCACGTACCTGCTGGACCTGATGGACCAAGGCGCCCTCACCGCCGTCATCGACCAGGACCTTGACCTTGACGAGATCGCGACCGCACACGCCCGGGTGGACTCCGGGCGCAAGGTCGGCAACATCATCGTGCGGCCCTGA